From the Daphnia magna isolate NIES linkage group LG3, ASM2063170v1.1, whole genome shotgun sequence genome, one window contains:
- the LOC116918434 gene encoding uncharacterized protein LOC116918434 isoform X2: MNNCLWLLPRCLALIEAVLGIGTAYLEEHRSVCCTQHLHHLRVAVLAFVTKKIEVHSFSDAMTKEDLRAPTVKMSSYWNRQICLACFTLVLMAAGFAAVYCGVKFGLTGENDGVNVTSVEDGVSVTPRPAEINPSTPFTTNFTQLENNSTTHSNENVPYVTDIPASSSTQCIPRNETFCSNHINYTHTFYPNFAGDKSEHDFLGSWAFLQTIIDSLCHPRIEEFICLAAQPECRLDGKSIGPCRKLCHEIANACDPYFWSVLEKEKILFNCDEQYVDSTDQNLCLS; the protein is encoded by the exons ATGAACAACTGTCTGTGGCTTTTACCGAGATGTCTGGCGCTTATTGAAGCAGTACTTGGCATTGGTACAGCATACTTGGAGGAGCATAGGTCAGTGTGCTGCACGCAACACTTACATCATCTTCGAGTCGCTGTACTAGCATTTGT cACAAAGAAGATCGAGGTACACAGTTTTTCTGACGCCATGACCAAGGAAGACCTGAGGGCACCGACTGTCAAAATGTCTAGCTACTGGAACCGGCAAATCTGTTTGGCGTGCTTTACGTTGGTTTTAATGGCGGCGGGGTTTGCGGCTGTCTACTGTGGAGTAAAATTTGGGTTGACCGGTGAAAACG ATGGGGTGAATGTCACGTCTGTTGAGGATGGTGTTTCGGTTACCCCACGTCCCGCAGAAATCAATCCGTCAACGCCCTTCACAACAAATTTCACGCAACTTGAAAACAATTCAACAACACATTCCAATGAAAACGTGCCCTACGTCACAG ACATACCTGCGTCATCGTCCACTCAATGTATTCCACGTAACGAAACCTTCTGCAGCAATCACATCAATTACACCCATACGTTTTATCCAAATTTTGCGGGAGACAAGTCCGAACATGATTTCCTTGGTAGCTGGGCATTCCTCCAGACCATCATCGATTCCCTTTG TCACCCAAGGATTGAAGAATTTATCTGCCTAGCAGCACAACCTGAATGTCGTCTAGATGGCAAAAGCATAGGTCCCTGTCGTAAACTTTGCCACG AAATTGCAAACGCCTGCGATCCTTATTTTTGGTCTGTAttggaaaaagagaaaatcctGTTCAACTGCGACGAGCAATACGTTGACTCGACCGATCAGAATTTGTGCCTTAGTTAA
- the LOC116918434 gene encoding uncharacterized protein LOC116918434 isoform X4, which translates to MNNCLWLLPRCLALIEAVLGIGTAYLEEHRSVCCTQHLHHLRVAVLAFVTKKIEVHSFSDAMTKEDLRAPTVKMSSYWNRQICLACFTLVLMAAGFAAVYCGVKFGLTGENDGVNVTSVEDTTHSNENVPYVTDIPASSSTQCIPRNETFCSNHINYTHTFYPNFAGDKSEHDFLGSWAFLQTIIDSLCHPRIEEFICLAAQPECRLDGKSIGPCRKLCHEIANACDPYFWSVLEKEKILFNCDEQYVDSTDQNLCLS; encoded by the exons ATGAACAACTGTCTGTGGCTTTTACCGAGATGTCTGGCGCTTATTGAAGCAGTACTTGGCATTGGTACAGCATACTTGGAGGAGCATAGGTCAGTGTGCTGCACGCAACACTTACATCATCTTCGAGTCGCTGTACTAGCATTTGT cACAAAGAAGATCGAGGTACACAGTTTTTCTGACGCCATGACCAAGGAAGACCTGAGGGCACCGACTGTCAAAATGTCTAGCTACTGGAACCGGCAAATCTGTTTGGCGTGCTTTACGTTGGTTTTAATGGCGGCGGGGTTTGCGGCTGTCTACTGTGGAGTAAAATTTGGGTTGACCGGTGAAAACG ATGGGGTGAATGTCACGTCTGTTGAGGAT ACAACACATTCCAATGAAAACGTGCCCTACGTCACAG ACATACCTGCGTCATCGTCCACTCAATGTATTCCACGTAACGAAACCTTCTGCAGCAATCACATCAATTACACCCATACGTTTTATCCAAATTTTGCGGGAGACAAGTCCGAACATGATTTCCTTGGTAGCTGGGCATTCCTCCAGACCATCATCGATTCCCTTTG TCACCCAAGGATTGAAGAATTTATCTGCCTAGCAGCACAACCTGAATGTCGTCTAGATGGCAAAAGCATAGGTCCCTGTCGTAAACTTTGCCACG AAATTGCAAACGCCTGCGATCCTTATTTTTGGTCTGTAttggaaaaagagaaaatcctGTTCAACTGCGACGAGCAATACGTTGACTCGACCGATCAGAATTTGTGCCTTAGTTAA
- the LOC116918434 gene encoding uncharacterized protein LOC116918434 isoform X1, producing MNNCLWLLPRCLALIEAVLGIGTAYLEEHRSVCCTQHLHHLRVAVLAFVTKKIEVHSFSDAMTKEDLRAPTVKMSSYWNRQICLACFTLVLMAAGFAAVYCGVKFGLTGENGLDGVNVTSVEDGVSVTPRPAEINPSTPFTTNFTQLENNSTTHSNENVPYVTDIPASSSTQCIPRNETFCSNHINYTHTFYPNFAGDKSEHDFLGSWAFLQTIIDSLCHPRIEEFICLAAQPECRLDGKSIGPCRKLCHEIANACDPYFWSVLEKEKILFNCDEQYVDSTDQNLCLS from the exons ATGAACAACTGTCTGTGGCTTTTACCGAGATGTCTGGCGCTTATTGAAGCAGTACTTGGCATTGGTACAGCATACTTGGAGGAGCATAGGTCAGTGTGCTGCACGCAACACTTACATCATCTTCGAGTCGCTGTACTAGCATTTGT cACAAAGAAGATCGAGGTACACAGTTTTTCTGACGCCATGACCAAGGAAGACCTGAGGGCACCGACTGTCAAAATGTCTAGCTACTGGAACCGGCAAATCTGTTTGGCGTGCTTTACGTTGGTTTTAATGGCGGCGGGGTTTGCGGCTGTCTACTGTGGAGTAAAATTTGGGTTGACCGGTGAAAACG GATTAGATGGGGTGAATGTCACGTCTGTTGAGGATGGTGTTTCGGTTACCCCACGTCCCGCAGAAATCAATCCGTCAACGCCCTTCACAACAAATTTCACGCAACTTGAAAACAATTCAACAACACATTCCAATGAAAACGTGCCCTACGTCACAG ACATACCTGCGTCATCGTCCACTCAATGTATTCCACGTAACGAAACCTTCTGCAGCAATCACATCAATTACACCCATACGTTTTATCCAAATTTTGCGGGAGACAAGTCCGAACATGATTTCCTTGGTAGCTGGGCATTCCTCCAGACCATCATCGATTCCCTTTG TCACCCAAGGATTGAAGAATTTATCTGCCTAGCAGCACAACCTGAATGTCGTCTAGATGGCAAAAGCATAGGTCCCTGTCGTAAACTTTGCCACG AAATTGCAAACGCCTGCGATCCTTATTTTTGGTCTGTAttggaaaaagagaaaatcctGTTCAACTGCGACGAGCAATACGTTGACTCGACCGATCAGAATTTGTGCCTTAGTTAA
- the LOC116918434 gene encoding uncharacterized protein LOC116918434 isoform X3 gives MNNCLWLLPRCLALIEAVLGIGTAYLEEHRSVCCTQHLHHLRVAVLAFVTKKIEVHSFSDAMTKEDLRAPTVKMSSYWNRQICLACFTLVLMAAGFAAVYCGVKFGLTGENGLDGVNVTSVEDTTHSNENVPYVTDIPASSSTQCIPRNETFCSNHINYTHTFYPNFAGDKSEHDFLGSWAFLQTIIDSLCHPRIEEFICLAAQPECRLDGKSIGPCRKLCHEIANACDPYFWSVLEKEKILFNCDEQYVDSTDQNLCLS, from the exons ATGAACAACTGTCTGTGGCTTTTACCGAGATGTCTGGCGCTTATTGAAGCAGTACTTGGCATTGGTACAGCATACTTGGAGGAGCATAGGTCAGTGTGCTGCACGCAACACTTACATCATCTTCGAGTCGCTGTACTAGCATTTGT cACAAAGAAGATCGAGGTACACAGTTTTTCTGACGCCATGACCAAGGAAGACCTGAGGGCACCGACTGTCAAAATGTCTAGCTACTGGAACCGGCAAATCTGTTTGGCGTGCTTTACGTTGGTTTTAATGGCGGCGGGGTTTGCGGCTGTCTACTGTGGAGTAAAATTTGGGTTGACCGGTGAAAACG GATTAGATGGGGTGAATGTCACGTCTGTTGAGGAT ACAACACATTCCAATGAAAACGTGCCCTACGTCACAG ACATACCTGCGTCATCGTCCACTCAATGTATTCCACGTAACGAAACCTTCTGCAGCAATCACATCAATTACACCCATACGTTTTATCCAAATTTTGCGGGAGACAAGTCCGAACATGATTTCCTTGGTAGCTGGGCATTCCTCCAGACCATCATCGATTCCCTTTG TCACCCAAGGATTGAAGAATTTATCTGCCTAGCAGCACAACCTGAATGTCGTCTAGATGGCAAAAGCATAGGTCCCTGTCGTAAACTTTGCCACG AAATTGCAAACGCCTGCGATCCTTATTTTTGGTCTGTAttggaaaaagagaaaatcctGTTCAACTGCGACGAGCAATACGTTGACTCGACCGATCAGAATTTGTGCCTTAGTTAA